Below is a window of Deltaproteobacteria bacterium HGW-Deltaproteobacteria-2 DNA.
TTTTCAACAGCAGAAGCTAAGGGGCAGAAAATTAAAATCATTATCGCAATCAGGAAGGCAACGGCTAAATCAATCTTCAATATATTGAATACAACAAAGAATATATTATTGTTTTTTTTAGATTTGAATTTTTTATGCCCGATTGCAATCATCATTCTACCTTTGTCGATTAAACCTGTATCTTCTTTACCGATTTTTACTATCATATAAGGCAATTTTAGGAAATGTCTGTTTTACTTCGCCGGCCAGATAAAAAGATCCTGTAGCACATATAAGATCATGCTTTTTAGCCATGATCTGCGCCCGATCAATCGCTTCTCCCACACTTTTAGTAACAATTGCCGGATAGCCCATTTTTTTTACTGTTTCCATAATATCATCCACCGGCTTAGCCCGTTTGGTTTTTGGTTGAGTTAATATTATTAGCGGGGCAAGAGGAATTATTCTTTGTAACATTTGACGATAGTTCTTATCAGCAAGAGCGCCAAAGATAAGAATTAAACGGCGATAAGAAAAATCGTTTTTTAAAGACCGGCATAAAGCGCTGATGCCTGCCGGATTATGAGCTCCATCAAGAAGAAAGAAAGGATCCTTTTTTAAAACTTCGAGCCTTCCTTCCCAATGTGTATTTTTCAATCCCGCGTAAATTGCCGTATCATCAACACTAAAACCTTTTTTCTCGATAAATTCGATCGTCGCTAACGCCAACGCGGCATTAGATAACTGATGATCGCCTTGCAGAGGAATTATTAAATTTTTCAGATTACGATGCAGACCCCTATAGTTTAAAGAACCATTTTTTTGCTTTTTGATTTTTATATCGTTGCCCAGACAGTATAGTTTTGCTTGTCGCTGCCGGCATACGTTTTTCAAAACTTCTAAAACTTTTTCTTGTTTTACCGCTGTAACACAGATGCCTTTTCGCTTTATGATCCCTGCTTTTTCACTGGTTATTGATTCCAGAGTATTACCAAGATAATCCATATGATCGAAAGCAATATTGGTGATCACTGAAACCAACGGATTACAAACATTTGTAGCATCAAGCCTTCCACCCAGACCAACCTCCAGAACAGCAATATCTATTTTCCGGTGCTGAAAATATACCAGGGCTGCAGCAGTTAAAAATTCAAAATATGTTACATGTCGTTTCTTTTTATCTTTAACATACCCGACAATCCGGTCAAATTCCTTTCGAGAAATTTTCTTTCCGTTGACGACAATCCTTTCCCGAACATCAACCAA
It encodes the following:
- a CDS encoding bifunctional folylpolyglutamate synthase/dihydrofolate synthase encodes the protein MSKFNSSEYLAGLNVDKMHFGLAAITGLLSRLGNPQKSYKTILIAGTNGKGSTAAMTASILCRAGYKVGLYTSPHLVDVRERIVVNGKKISRKEFDRIVGYVKDKKKRHVTYFEFLTAAALVYFQHRKIDIAVLEVGLGGRLDATNVCNPLVSVITNIAFDHMDYLGNTLESITSEKAGIIKRKGICVTAVKQEKVLEVLKNVCRQRQAKLYCLGNDIKIKKQKNGSLNYRGLHRNLKNLIIPLQGDHQLSNAALALATIEFIEKKGFSVDDTAIYAGLKNTHWEGRLEVLKKDPFFLLDGAHNPAGISALCRSLKNDFSYRRLILIFGALADKNYRQMLQRIIPLAPLIILTQPKTKRAKPVDDIMETVKKMGYPAIVTKSVGEAIDRAQIMAKKHDLICATGSFYLAGEVKQTFPKIALYDSKNR